A genomic stretch from Croceibacterium aestuarii includes:
- the phaR gene encoding polyhydroxyalkanoate synthesis repressor PhaR, giving the protein MATAQPAAEDPVIVKKYANRRLYNTRSSSYITLDDLARMTRQGTDFVVLDAKTGNDITHTILTQIIMDEESSGEQLLPISFLRQLIAMYGDSMQSMMPQYLEASMTNFRANQQKLQDAWKASVGPEAFGKLAETNMAMFKAAASAFMPKANAEPTSAGGSAESELDALKKQMAAMQKKLDELGK; this is encoded by the coding sequence GTGGCAACCGCACAACCAGCGGCCGAAGATCCGGTCATCGTAAAGAAGTACGCCAACCGGCGGCTCTACAACACGCGCAGCTCAAGCTACATCACGCTCGACGATCTCGCGCGAATGACGCGGCAGGGCACCGACTTCGTCGTGCTCGATGCCAAGACCGGCAACGACATCACCCACACCATCCTGACGCAGATCATCATGGACGAGGAGTCGAGCGGCGAGCAGTTGCTGCCGATCAGTTTCCTGCGCCAGCTCATCGCCATGTACGGCGATTCGATGCAGTCGATGATGCCGCAGTATCTCGAAGCTTCGATGACCAACTTCCGCGCCAACCAGCAGAAGCTGCAGGACGCCTGGAAAGCCAGCGTCGGGCCCGAGGCCTTCGGCAAGCTCGCCGAAACCAACATGGCCATGTTCAAGGCTGCGGCCAGCGCCTTCATGCCCAAGGCGAATGCCGAACCGACATCGGCCGGCGGTAGCGCCGAAAGCGAGCTCGATGCGCTCAAGAAGCAGATGGCAGCGATGCAGAAGAAGCTCGACGAGCTTGGCAAATAG
- a CDS encoding alanine racemase translates to MSETCPRTLRLRLDEAALAGNWRTLDALSGAAVAGAAVKADGYGLGAQRVVPVLRAAGCRNFFVAHWSEVEPVLTHTGPGELAVLHGPHVPEHVAFARSRGVRPVINSVRQARLWLEGGGGACDLMLDTGINRLGLPPSEIGDETIARLEVETLMSHLASADEDSAQNEAQRTLFCELAGHVAHKRRSIANSAGIALGAAYAFDLTRPGLALYGGVPRPELADAIRQVAFPQAAVIQLRDLHRGDRVGYNAAWTAEQPTRAATVSLGYADGFLRSRAAQGALQFRDAELPLLGKISMDMVVVDCSAAPELAEGDWLDVPFDLPEVARQTGMSQYELLTTLGNRFSAIN, encoded by the coding sequence ATGAGTGAAACCTGCCCGCGCACCCTCCGCCTTCGTCTCGACGAAGCGGCGCTCGCCGGCAATTGGCGCACGCTCGACGCGCTGTCGGGCGCTGCGGTTGCAGGCGCCGCGGTCAAGGCCGATGGTTACGGCCTCGGCGCTCAGCGCGTCGTTCCGGTGCTGCGCGCCGCCGGGTGCCGCAACTTCTTCGTCGCCCACTGGAGCGAGGTCGAGCCCGTCCTGACGCACACGGGGCCGGGCGAACTCGCGGTCCTGCACGGCCCGCACGTTCCGGAGCACGTCGCCTTCGCCCGCTCCCGGGGCGTGCGGCCGGTGATCAACAGCGTGCGCCAGGCGCGCCTGTGGCTCGAAGGCGGGGGCGGTGCGTGCGACCTGATGCTCGATACCGGCATTAACCGACTTGGACTGCCGCCATCCGAGATCGGGGACGAAACAATTGCCCGGCTCGAAGTCGAGACGCTGATGTCGCACCTCGCCTCGGCCGACGAGGACAGTGCGCAGAACGAGGCGCAGCGCACCTTGTTCTGCGAGCTTGCCGGCCATGTCGCGCACAAGCGCCGCAGCATAGCCAACAGCGCCGGCATTGCTTTGGGCGCGGCCTATGCCTTCGATCTCACCCGGCCGGGGCTGGCACTTTACGGCGGCGTGCCGCGGCCAGAACTTGCCGACGCTATCCGCCAGGTGGCATTTCCGCAGGCGGCGGTGATCCAGTTGCGTGACCTGCACCGCGGCGACCGGGTGGGATACAATGCCGCCTGGACCGCCGAGCAGCCGACCCGGGCGGCAACCGTCTCGCTCGGTTATGCAGACGGCTTCTTGCGCAGTCGCGCTGCGCAGGGCGCATTGCAGTTTCGCGACGCCGAGCTGCCCCTGCTCGGCAAGATTTCGATGGACATGGTGGTGGTCGACTGCAGCGCTGCGCCGGAACTCGCCGAGGGAGACTGGCTCGACGTCCCGTTCGACCTACCCGAGGTCGCGCGCCAGACGGGCATGTCGCAGTACGAACTGCTGACCACCCTCGGCAACCGGTTCTCGGCAATAAATTGA
- a CDS encoding MFS transporter, producing the protein MASAAIATHEPSVSEIRLVIAASSAGTIFEWYDFFIYGTLASLIGAAFFPSDNETLQLLLVWAGFAVGFGFRPLGAILFGFLGDRLGRKYTFLITVTLMGVATAGVGLVPGAASIGLVAPAIVIVLRILQGLALGGEYGGAAIYVAEHAPKEKRGYYTSFIQAAVVGGFVLSIAVVLACRALIPAEEFAAWGWRIPFLLSLVLLAISLWMRLKLSESPVFKAMKEAGELSGNPFVRSFTYPGNKKRIFVALFGVTGILTTIWYTAFFSGLSFLRGPMRMDETLVEWVLMIAGLIAMSFYVVVGKWSDRVGRKTPIIIGSVLTLLLLFPTFWAMGSLANPGLARSAEEAPVVVNGIDCNYDPFANQQASLCGRVLQDLTSLGVSYNVDERGAARGRSIDLDSERPSPLLLRIGGTDLAIPTALFDDAAARGDLVKSSLEAAGYDFSRQSPPLANVLGIVALVLVMGVLSALTYGSVAALLAEMFPPQIRYSSMSIPYHIGAGYLGGFLPLIASYIVATSGNPYSGLWYTWAVVAFGLAVAWWGLRDGPPRDFVNE; encoded by the coding sequence ATGGCCAGCGCCGCGATTGCCACGCACGAACCGAGCGTCAGCGAAATCCGGCTCGTGATTGCCGCCAGTTCGGCCGGCACAATCTTCGAGTGGTACGATTTCTTCATCTACGGCACGCTCGCCAGCCTGATTGGCGCGGCCTTCTTTCCGAGCGACAACGAGACGCTGCAATTGCTGCTCGTCTGGGCCGGCTTCGCCGTCGGCTTCGGTTTCCGCCCGCTTGGTGCGATTCTCTTCGGTTTCCTTGGCGATCGACTAGGGCGCAAGTACACCTTTCTCATCACCGTCACTCTGATGGGCGTGGCCACGGCCGGTGTCGGGCTGGTCCCGGGGGCAGCGTCGATCGGGTTGGTGGCGCCGGCGATCGTGATCGTCTTGCGCATCCTGCAGGGGCTGGCGCTGGGCGGCGAATACGGGGGGGCGGCGATCTACGTCGCCGAACACGCGCCCAAGGAAAAGCGCGGCTATTATACGAGCTTCATCCAGGCTGCCGTGGTCGGCGGGTTCGTGCTGTCGATCGCCGTCGTGCTTGCCTGCCGCGCCCTGATCCCGGCGGAAGAGTTTGCCGCATGGGGCTGGCGCATTCCCTTCCTGCTCTCGCTCGTCCTGCTCGCCATTTCGCTGTGGATGCGTCTCAAGCTTTCGGAAAGCCCGGTGTTCAAGGCGATGAAGGAGGCGGGCGAGCTCTCCGGCAACCCGTTCGTGCGCAGCTTCACCTACCCGGGCAACAAGAAGCGCATTTTCGTCGCGCTGTTCGGCGTGACCGGGATCCTGACGACGATCTGGTACACTGCCTTCTTCTCGGGGCTGTCGTTCCTGCGCGGACCCATGCGGATGGACGAGACTCTCGTCGAATGGGTGCTGATGATCGCCGGGCTCATCGCGATGTCGTTCTATGTGGTGGTGGGGAAGTGGTCCGACCGGGTCGGGCGCAAGACGCCGATCATCATCGGCAGCGTGCTCACCCTGCTGCTGCTGTTTCCGACGTTCTGGGCGATGGGATCGCTGGCCAATCCGGGTCTTGCCCGAAGTGCGGAGGAGGCCCCGGTCGTCGTAAACGGGATCGACTGCAATTACGATCCGTTCGCAAATCAGCAAGCGAGCCTCTGCGGGCGCGTGCTGCAGGATCTGACGTCGCTGGGCGTGAGCTACAACGTCGACGAGCGAGGGGCCGCACGAGGCAGATCGATCGATCTCGACAGCGAAAGGCCGTCCCCGCTCTTGCTGCGCATCGGGGGAACCGACCTCGCGATACCGACGGCATTGTTCGATGACGCAGCAGCGCGGGGCGATCTCGTAAAGTCGTCGCTCGAGGCGGCTGGCTACGACTTTTCCCGGCAGTCTCCGCCGCTCGCGAACGTCCTCGGCATCGTCGCGCTGGTGCTGGTCATGGGCGTGCTCTCGGCGCTGACTTACGGATCGGTTGCGGCGCTGCTGGCCGAGATGTTCCCGCCGCAGATCCGCTATTCCTCGATGTCGATCCCATATCACATTGGCGCCGGTTACCTCGGCGGGTTTCTGCCGCTGATCGCGAGCTACATCGTCGCCACGAGCGGCAACCCCTATTCGGGCCTGTGGTACACCTGGGCGGTGGTCGCTTTCGGTCTCGCCGTCGCCTGGTGGGGTCTGCGCGACGGGCCGCCACGCGATTTCGTCAACGAATGA
- a CDS encoding iron-sulfur cluster assembly scaffold protein, with protein sequence MAGAERLYTPELLALAVELAEHPLDDSLPLRGSARSKSCGSTLDMALGVDDAGRIDALGMRVRACAVGQAAAALFARSAAGRTATQIAAASERIERWLVEGGEVPDWPELALIAAARDYPARHGAIMLPWTAARDALCSLLPAR encoded by the coding sequence GTGGCCGGCGCCGAGCGTCTTTACACACCGGAATTGCTCGCCCTTGCAGTCGAACTCGCCGAGCATCCGCTCGACGACAGCCTGCCGCTGCGCGGTTCGGCACGTTCGAAGAGCTGCGGTAGCACGCTCGACATGGCCCTTGGCGTCGACGACGCCGGGCGGATCGACGCCCTTGGCATGCGGGTGCGGGCCTGCGCCGTCGGTCAGGCCGCTGCGGCACTGTTCGCGCGCTCGGCTGCTGGCCGGACTGCAACGCAAATCGCCGCGGCCAGCGAGAGAATCGAGCGCTGGCTGGTGGAGGGCGGTGAGGTGCCTGACTGGCCGGAACTGGCCCTGATCGCCGCTGCACGCGACTATCCGGCACGCCACGGCGCGATCATGCTGCCGTGGACGGCGGCGCGCGATGCCCTTTGCAGTCTTCTGCCCGCCCGCTAA
- a CDS encoding CvpA family protein, whose amino-acid sequence MTGFDIIVLVIVGVAAIGGFTRGFLQEVLSLLAWVLAVFAIRYLHTDLTQFLFDYIGSPTSAAILAFALLLLIPYAAMKVIAGNIGKASRGSVIGPIDRVLGFGFGAIKGVIIVIIAFSLVVLGYDTIWGPTGRPLWIKEARTYTFVNAASEAMVQLIQERRDLLREQGDAIGGEQ is encoded by the coding sequence ATGACGGGTTTCGACATTATCGTCCTGGTGATCGTGGGTGTCGCGGCCATCGGCGGGTTCACGCGCGGCTTTCTGCAGGAAGTGCTTTCGCTCCTAGCCTGGGTGCTGGCGGTATTCGCCATCCGCTACCTGCACACTGACCTCACCCAGTTCCTGTTCGACTACATCGGTTCGCCGACCAGCGCGGCGATCCTCGCCTTCGCGCTGCTGTTGCTGATTCCCTACGCGGCGATGAAGGTGATTGCCGGCAATATCGGCAAGGCTTCGCGGGGGTCGGTGATCGGGCCGATTGACCGCGTCCTGGGCTTCGGTTTCGGCGCGATCAAGGGAGTGATCATCGTAATCATCGCCTTCTCGCTGGTGGTGCTGGGCTACGACACGATCTGGGGCCCGACAGGCCGGCCGCTGTGGATCAAGGAAGCGCGCACTTACACTTTCGTCAACGCCGCTTCGGAGGCCATGGTTCAGCTGATCCAGGAGCGGCGCGACCTCCTGCGTGAACAAGGCGACGCGATCGGCGGCGAACAGTAG
- the radA gene encoding DNA repair protein RadA, with protein MAKTKRRYICQACGGVSHRWQGQCPDCAEWNSLIEDAPASVFSAKHDLSNGGRPIEFVPLDAPGETLQRRSTGLPEFDRALGGGLVPGAAILMGGDPGIGKSTLLLQASARLAQDGADVVYVSGEEAAGQVRLRAERLGHAKAPLRLASATSVRDILTTLGQGKPPSLLVIDSIQTMHSDTIEGAPGTVSQVRGCAFELIRYAKESGTVLVLVGHVTKDGTIAGPRVLEHMVDVVMSFEGERSHQYRILRALKNRYGAVDEIGVFAMAGQGLEEVPNPSSLFLTGREAPIAGSAVFPALEGTRPVLVEVQALIVRLQSGATPRRAVVGWDSSRLAMLLAVLEARCGLNFSSAEVYLNVSGGYRLSDPAADLAVAAALVSALSDKPLPLRSTWFGEVSLAGEVRPVAHAGLRLREAAKLGFDAACGPGDIGPAPEALRYEAADRLPKLVDRIIGAS; from the coding sequence ATGGCAAAGACCAAGCGACGCTACATCTGTCAGGCGTGCGGCGGGGTGTCGCACCGCTGGCAAGGCCAGTGCCCCGATTGCGCGGAGTGGAACTCGCTGATCGAGGATGCGCCGGCGAGCGTCTTTTCAGCCAAGCACGACCTGTCGAACGGCGGCCGGCCGATCGAGTTCGTCCCGCTCGACGCGCCGGGCGAAACGCTGCAGCGCCGCTCGACAGGCTTGCCCGAATTCGACCGCGCCCTCGGCGGAGGGCTGGTCCCGGGGGCGGCGATCCTGATGGGCGGCGATCCCGGAATCGGCAAGTCGACGCTGCTGCTGCAAGCTTCGGCCAGGCTCGCGCAGGACGGCGCCGACGTCGTCTATGTCAGCGGCGAGGAAGCGGCCGGACAGGTGCGCCTGCGCGCCGAACGGCTCGGCCATGCCAAGGCGCCGCTCCGGCTCGCATCGGCCACCTCGGTGCGCGATATCCTGACCACGCTCGGGCAGGGGAAACCGCCCTCGCTGCTGGTCATCGATTCGATCCAAACGATGCATTCCGACACCATCGAGGGCGCACCGGGCACGGTCAGCCAGGTGCGGGGCTGCGCCTTCGAGCTGATTCGCTACGCCAAGGAAAGCGGCACCGTGCTGGTCCTGGTCGGTCACGTGACCAAGGACGGCACGATCGCGGGGCCGCGTGTGCTCGAGCACATGGTCGATGTGGTCATGAGCTTCGAGGGCGAGCGCAGCCACCAGTACCGCATCCTGCGCGCGCTCAAGAATCGCTACGGCGCGGTTGACGAAATCGGCGTCTTCGCCATGGCCGGACAGGGGCTGGAAGAAGTCCCGAACCCCTCCTCGCTCTTTCTCACCGGCCGCGAGGCGCCGATTGCCGGAAGTGCAGTGTTCCCCGCGCTGGAGGGCACGCGCCCGGTGCTCGTCGAAGTCCAGGCGCTGATCGTACGGCTGCAATCGGGCGCGACGCCGCGCCGCGCCGTGGTGGGCTGGGATTCGAGCCGTCTCGCCATGTTGCTGGCGGTGCTCGAAGCACGCTGCGGGCTCAATTTCTCCTCCGCCGAAGTCTATCTCAACGTCTCGGGCGGCTATCGCCTGTCCGACCCGGCGGCCGATCTTGCGGTCGCGGCGGCGCTGGTCTCGGCGCTTTCCGACAAGCCGCTGCCGCTACGCAGCACGTGGTTCGGCGAAGTCTCGCTGGCCGGCGAAGTTCGGCCCGTGGCGCATGCCGGGCTCCGCCTCCGCGAGGCGGCCAAGCTCGGCTTCGATGCGGCGTGCGGACCGGGAGACATCGGTCCGGCGCCTGAAGCGCTGCGCTATGAAGCGGCCGATCGACTGCCCAAGCTCGTTGACCGGATAATCGGGGCCTCTTAG
- a CDS encoding patatin-like protein: protein MRQKELRIALICYGGVSLAVYMHGVTKEVWKAAKASRGLHAAEAPSGGTEAVYHELLGEIEDRDGIRLRVFSDILAGASAGGINAVFLAQAIHSGHSLEPLTDLWLKSADVDALLDPAARPGWKFSKYWAQPLVEWVLSRPGNAVSESVSPETQAEVRRKVSHFMRGRWFEPPFSGSGFSRLIYDALQAMAEGDAGPPLLPPNHPLDLMVTATDFRGFLEPLHMHSPPVVEESEHRLQIQFRSRAPLAGGKDLADLLELTFAGRATASFPGAFPALQLGEIDALAKICGSDWPTRRAFLERVMPVHVRNGNEANVSLIDGSVLVNAPFAAAIAALPARPAQREVDRRFVYIDPRPDRFDALAGRQNEPVSFFGAIFGSLSTIPREQPIRDNLELLEQRSREAERTRQIVAGLRPEVEAAVDRLFGRTLFLDRPTPRRLSGWRARAQQAAAEEAGYAFGAYAQSKIAGIVERMAQIVMQAAPKLALASPNPIIAALRREMAERGLERSGTPGGGATDETIAFLRSHDLSFRVRRLRLIARRLSRDWESDPAISDVALDEAREQIYGILAIYFARDGLDALGDDFPALAAEVLSNPGAVLDALAERRALAAADVEAEVLLTAALEAMPKDLRRKTLLTYLGFPFYDVATLPLVQNEGLTEFEGVKVDRISPDDARTIREGGARTTLRGTEFYNFGAFFSRSYRENDYLWGRLHGAERMIDLICSTVADFDLARCREFKRRAFLAILDEEEARLTADPGLVAQVRKEVLAITPAG from the coding sequence ATGCGGCAGAAGGAACTTCGGATTGCGCTGATTTGCTACGGCGGGGTCAGCCTCGCCGTCTACATGCACGGGGTCACCAAGGAGGTGTGGAAAGCCGCGAAGGCGAGCCGCGGGCTGCATGCCGCCGAAGCGCCCTCGGGCGGGACCGAGGCGGTCTATCACGAACTGCTCGGCGAGATCGAAGACCGCGACGGAATCCGGCTGCGGGTCTTTTCCGACATCCTCGCCGGAGCCAGCGCGGGCGGCATCAACGCGGTGTTCCTCGCCCAGGCGATTCATTCAGGGCACAGCCTCGAGCCGCTGACCGACCTCTGGCTCAAATCGGCCGACGTCGACGCGCTGCTCGATCCGGCGGCGCGGCCGGGATGGAAGTTCTCCAAGTACTGGGCGCAGCCGCTGGTCGAATGGGTGCTGAGCCGACCGGGCAACGCCGTTTCGGAGAGCGTTTCTCCCGAAACGCAGGCCGAAGTGCGGCGCAAGGTTTCCCACTTCATGCGCGGGCGCTGGTTCGAGCCACCGTTTTCCGGGTCCGGCTTCTCCCGCCTCATTTACGACGCGTTGCAGGCCATGGCCGAAGGCGATGCGGGCCCACCGCTTCTGCCGCCAAACCACCCGCTCGATCTCATGGTCACGGCCACGGATTTCCGCGGCTTTCTCGAACCGCTACATATGCACAGTCCGCCGGTGGTCGAAGAGAGCGAGCACCGCCTGCAAATCCAGTTTCGCTCGCGCGCGCCACTCGCGGGCGGGAAGGACCTTGCCGACCTGCTCGAGCTGACATTCGCCGGTCGCGCCACGGCGAGCTTCCCGGGCGCGTTTCCGGCGCTGCAACTCGGCGAAATCGACGCACTGGCCAAAATTTGCGGCAGCGACTGGCCCACCCGCCGCGCCTTCCTCGAACGCGTCATGCCCGTGCACGTGCGCAACGGCAACGAGGCCAACGTATCGCTGATCGACGGTTCGGTGCTGGTCAATGCGCCCTTTGCCGCCGCCATCGCCGCCCTGCCCGCGCGCCCGGCACAGCGCGAGGTCGATCGGCGTTTCGTCTATATCGACCCGCGCCCCGACCGCTTCGACGCCCTCGCCGGCCGACAGAACGAGCCGGTCAGCTTTTTCGGGGCCATTTTCGGCTCGCTCTCGACCATCCCGCGCGAGCAACCGATCCGCGACAACCTCGAACTGCTCGAACAGCGCAGCCGCGAAGCTGAGCGCACCCGGCAAATTGTCGCCGGGCTGCGCCCCGAAGTCGAGGCGGCGGTCGATCGCCTTTTTGGACGCACCCTGTTCCTCGACCGGCCGACCCCCAGGCGCCTGTCGGGCTGGCGGGCGCGTGCCCAGCAGGCCGCGGCCGAAGAGGCCGGTTATGCCTTCGGCGCCTATGCTCAGTCCAAGATCGCGGGGATCGTCGAGCGAATGGCGCAAATCGTCATGCAGGCAGCGCCCAAGCTGGCCCTGGCCTCCCCCAACCCGATCATCGCGGCGCTTCGGCGCGAGATGGCCGAGCGCGGGCTCGAGCGATCCGGCACGCCCGGCGGCGGAGCGACCGACGAGACCATCGCCTTCCTGCGATCACACGACCTGAGCTTCAGAGTGCGCCGCCTGCGTCTGATCGCGCGGCGTCTATCGCGAGACTGGGAATCGGATCCGGCAATTTCCGACGTCGCGCTCGATGAGGCGCGCGAGCAGATCTACGGCATCCTCGCCATCTACTTCGCCCGCGACGGGCTCGATGCCCTGGGCGACGACTTTCCTGCGCTCGCTGCCGAGGTTCTGTCGAACCCCGGTGCGGTGCTCGACGCGCTCGCCGAACGCCGCGCGCTCGCTGCGGCGGACGTCGAGGCCGAGGTGCTGCTGACCGCCGCGCTGGAAGCCATGCCGAAAGATCTGCGACGCAAGACGCTGCTGACCTATCTCGGCTTCCCGTTCTATGATGTCGCCACCCTGCCCCTGGTCCAGAACGAGGGACTGACGGAGTTCGAAGGCGTCAAGGTCGATCGTATCAGCCCCGACGACGCCCGCACTATCCGCGAGGGCGGCGCCCGGACGACGCTGCGCGGTACGGAGTTCTACAATTTCGGCGCGTTCTTCAGCCGCAGTTACCGCGAGAACGACTATCTCTGGGGTCGCCTGCACGGAGCGGAGCGGATGATCGACCTGATCTGCTCGACGGTCGCCGACTTCGATCTTGCACGGTGCCGCGAGTTCAAGCGGCGTGCGTTTCTCGCCATCCTCGACGAGGAAGAAGCTCGGCTGACTGCCGACCCGGGCCTTGTCGCGCAAGTGCGCAAGGAAGTGCTGGCGATCACGCCCGCGGGGTGA
- the dnaJ gene encoding molecular chaperone DnaJ gives MSVEVDFYELLGVSRSADDKEIKAAYRKLAMEHHPDRNPGCGESEARFKAISVAYDCLKDPQKRAAYDRFGHAAFQNGGPGGGQGFGGAEFADLGDIFETIFGGAFGGGGASARARPRRGADLRYDMHVTLEEAFHGKDTEIEVEVSVACDPCGGTGATPGTGKRTCNLCRGHGKIRAQQGFFVIEKPCHNCHGTGEIIESPCRECRGEGRVDKVQRLTVEVPPGVDTGTRIRLAGKGEAGPQGAPAGDLYIFMHVTPHALFEREGTTLFTRIPVSFTMAALGDTIEIPGLDGEVSAIDIPAGIQSGKQLRKRGAGMPVLQGRGRGDLVVEVVVETPTKLSKEQKAILEQFRETETGEECPENRSFFEKIRSTFGG, from the coding sequence ATGTCAGTTGAAGTAGACTTCTACGAACTTCTTGGCGTTTCGCGGTCCGCGGACGACAAGGAAATCAAGGCTGCCTATCGCAAGCTTGCGATGGAGCATCATCCGGATCGCAACCCCGGGTGCGGCGAAAGCGAGGCCAGGTTCAAGGCGATCAGCGTCGCCTACGATTGCCTCAAGGATCCGCAGAAGCGCGCCGCCTACGATCGCTTCGGCCATGCCGCGTTCCAGAACGGCGGGCCCGGCGGCGGTCAAGGCTTCGGCGGCGCCGAATTCGCCGATCTCGGCGATATCTTCGAGACCATTTTCGGCGGCGCTTTCGGCGGCGGAGGGGCCAGCGCGCGCGCACGGCCGCGACGCGGCGCCGACCTGCGTTACGATATGCACGTTACGCTCGAGGAGGCCTTCCACGGCAAAGATACCGAGATCGAGGTCGAGGTGTCGGTCGCCTGCGACCCGTGTGGCGGCACCGGGGCGACCCCCGGCACGGGCAAGAGAACCTGCAACCTGTGCCGCGGCCACGGCAAGATCCGCGCTCAGCAGGGCTTCTTCGTCATCGAAAAGCCCTGTCACAACTGCCACGGCACTGGCGAGATCATCGAGAGCCCGTGCCGCGAATGCCGCGGCGAAGGGCGGGTCGACAAGGTGCAGCGGCTGACCGTCGAAGTGCCTCCAGGCGTCGATACCGGAACCCGCATCCGTCTTGCCGGCAAGGGCGAGGCCGGTCCGCAGGGCGCACCCGCCGGCGATCTCTATATCTTCATGCACGTTACGCCGCACGCGCTGTTCGAGCGCGAAGGGACGACGTTGTTCACCCGTATTCCTGTGAGCTTCACCATGGCGGCGCTGGGCGACACGATCGAGATCCCCGGGCTCGATGGCGAAGTCAGTGCAATCGACATCCCTGCGGGAATCCAGTCGGGCAAGCAGCTACGCAAGCGCGGCGCCGGAATGCCGGTGCTGCAGGGTCGCGGCCGCGGCGACCTCGTGGTCGAGGTTGTGGTCGAGACGCCGACCAAGCTCAGCAAGGAGCAGAAGGCGATCCTCGAACAGTTCCGCGAAACCGAAACCGGCGAGGAATGCCCGGAAAACCGTAGCTTCTTCGAGAAGATCCGCAGCACCTTCGGCGGATAG